The Niastella koreensis GR20-10 genome includes a window with the following:
- a CDS encoding deoxynucleoside kinase, whose product MKYHFITIEGNIGAGKTTLANMLSRHYNARLILEEFADNPFLPKFYENPQQYAFPLELFFMAERYKQLKELIHTSDMFQRTTITDYLFTKCLLFAKINLPEEEYRLYQKLFEIIHQQLVQPELLIYLHAPVDRLQANIKKRNRSYEQHIPDEYLLNIQQTYTHYIKQHNIKTLFVDAGNADFLGNPQHLQVIIDALDQEYEQGQHYFTLP is encoded by the coding sequence ATGAAATATCATTTCATCACCATCGAAGGAAATATTGGCGCGGGAAAAACAACGCTGGCTAATATGCTGTCAAGGCATTACAATGCCCGGTTGATCCTGGAAGAATTTGCCGATAATCCTTTTCTGCCCAAGTTCTATGAAAACCCGCAGCAATATGCGTTCCCGCTGGAACTGTTCTTTATGGCCGAACGCTATAAACAACTGAAGGAACTGATACATACCAGCGATATGTTTCAGCGAACTACCATCACCGATTACCTGTTCACCAAATGCCTGTTATTTGCCAAGATCAATTTGCCCGAAGAAGAATACAGGCTTTATCAAAAACTGTTTGAGATCATTCATCAGCAGCTGGTGCAACCCGAACTGCTTATTTACCTGCATGCGCCGGTTGACCGCCTACAGGCGAATATAAAAAAGCGTAACCGCTCCTACGAACAACATATCCCCGACGAATACCTGTTGAACATTCAGCAAACCTATACGCATTATATAAAGCAGCATAACATAAAGACCTTGTTCGTGGATGCCGGCAATGCCGATTTTCTGGGCAATCCCCAACACCTGCAGGTGATCATAGATGCGCTTGACCAGGAGTATGAGCAGGGGCAGCATTATTTTACGTTGCCGTAG
- the folK gene encoding 2-amino-4-hydroxy-6-hydroxymethyldihydropteridine diphosphokinase, which translates to MNKVFLLIGGNMGDRLQNLHQAIALLAATCGPVTQQSAVYETAAWGKTDQAAFLNQALLLHTLLTPQELITTILSVEEQLGRRRMEKNGPRVIDIDIIFYNDLVMHEPHLTIPHPQLQNRRFVLIPLIEIAPDLVHPVLHKTLIELLSECRDDLAVNKLAGS; encoded by the coding sequence ATGAATAAAGTCTTTTTACTGATAGGCGGCAATATGGGCGACCGGTTGCAAAACCTGCACCAGGCTATTGCGCTTTTAGCGGCTACCTGCGGGCCGGTAACCCAACAATCGGCCGTGTACGAAACTGCCGCCTGGGGCAAAACCGATCAGGCTGCATTTTTAAACCAGGCGCTGTTGTTACACACTTTGTTAACGCCGCAGGAGCTTATCACCACCATTTTATCGGTAGAAGAACAATTGGGCCGCCGGCGTATGGAAAAGAACGGCCCGCGGGTGATAGACATAGACATTATTTTTTATAACGATTTGGTAATGCATGAACCGCATCTTACCATCCCGCACCCGCAATTGCAAAACCGCCGTTTTGTATTAATACCGTTAATTGAAATTGCCCCGGATTTAGTTCATCCGGTGTTACATAAGACATTAATAGAGTTGCTTTCGGAGTGTAGGGATGATCTTGCGGTCAATAAGTTAGCAGGTTCATAA
- the sppA gene encoding signal peptide peptidase SppA has protein sequence MKSFFKIFLASLLAFFVLCVILFFVFVGLITGLTSSERVTTGSKAVLVLDLSRTYKEIGEENPLSRFTDKEDGDIPSLYDVMRMIRYAKSDSAVKGIYLKCGSNGNGMGASQEIRNALIDFKSTGKFVYAYGDVITQGGYSVGNIADKIYCNPKGGVDWRGFAIQLAFLKGLLQKLEIEPQIFYAGKFKSATEPFRETQMTEANRLQLSVMLGDFYNRLLLQTAEARKLDTATLHQYANDYKIRFAADAVTYKLIDGLKYDDEVKNEIATRLGRVKLDKINFITMQKYAKAVDFKRDGKEKIAVIYAQGDIIDGKGDRDMIGSVTYRELFRKARLDDNIKAIVVRINSGGGSALASENMWRELTLARKGGKPVVVSFGDVAASGAYYLSCNADSIFAQTNTITGSIGVFTMLPNLEKFFNNKLGVTFDGVKTAPQADMLVATKPLTPAQRTWLQNSVDSTYYTFKQRVAEGRRKDISYIDSIGQGRVWSGSRALELGLVDRLGGLDDAIACAARMAKISDYRLREYPEPHNFLEVLLGNAEKDNTQSAIQKEFGEEGMKTWQTMKRVKTMMGVTQARIPFEIAIQ, from the coding sequence ATGAAGAGCTTTTTTAAAATATTCCTGGCTTCGCTACTGGCATTCTTCGTGTTATGCGTCATTTTGTTCTTCGTTTTTGTGGGTTTGATAACCGGTTTGACCTCCTCGGAAAGGGTAACTACAGGGTCAAAGGCTGTGTTGGTGCTTGATCTGAGCCGTACCTATAAGGAAATCGGGGAAGAAAACCCATTATCCCGTTTTACCGATAAGGAAGATGGCGATATACCCTCCCTGTATGACGTAATGCGGATGATCCGCTACGCAAAATCAGACAGCGCTGTAAAAGGTATTTATCTCAAATGCGGCAGCAATGGCAACGGCATGGGCGCCAGCCAGGAGATCCGGAATGCCCTCATTGACTTTAAAAGTACCGGCAAATTTGTGTATGCCTACGGCGATGTAATTACCCAGGGCGGTTATTCGGTGGGTAATATCGCCGACAAAATATATTGTAATCCCAAGGGTGGGGTAGACTGGCGCGGGTTTGCCATACAACTCGCCTTTTTGAAAGGACTGCTGCAAAAGCTGGAAATTGAACCCCAGATCTTTTATGCAGGCAAATTCAAAAGTGCTACTGAGCCTTTCCGCGAAACGCAAATGACCGAAGCCAACCGGCTGCAGTTGTCGGTTATGCTGGGTGATTTTTACAACCGCTTATTACTGCAAACCGCCGAAGCGCGTAAGTTAGACACCGCTACCCTGCATCAATATGCCAACGACTACAAGATCCGGTTTGCAGCAGATGCGGTGACTTATAAACTGATTGACGGCCTGAAATACGATGATGAGGTAAAGAACGAGATTGCCACCAGGCTGGGCAGGGTAAAGCTGGACAAGATCAATTTTATTACCATGCAGAAATATGCCAAAGCGGTGGACTTTAAACGTGATGGCAAGGAGAAGATCGCTGTTATTTATGCGCAGGGCGATATCATCGATGGCAAAGGCGACCGCGATATGATAGGCAGTGTTACTTACCGCGAATTGTTCCGCAAGGCCCGCCTCGATGACAATATAAAAGCCATTGTGGTACGTATTAATTCCGGCGGCGGCAGCGCCCTGGCCAGTGAAAATATGTGGCGCGAACTGACGCTGGCCCGCAAAGGCGGCAAACCTGTAGTGGTTAGCTTTGGCGATGTGGCCGCTTCCGGCGCTTATTATTTGTCGTGCAATGCCGACAGTATATTTGCCCAAACCAATACCATTACCGGTTCTATTGGGGTTTTTACGATGTTGCCCAACCTGGAGAAATTCTTTAACAACAAACTGGGCGTAACCTTCGATGGGGTGAAGACTGCACCGCAGGCCGATATGCTGGTAGCCACCAAACCATTAACGCCTGCGCAAAGAACCTGGCTGCAAAACAGCGTGGATTCTACTTATTATACTTTCAAACAAAGAGTGGCTGAAGGCCGCAGAAAAGACATCAGCTATATCGACAGCATTGGGCAGGGTCGTGTATGGAGCGGTTCCCGCGCATTGGAACTGGGCCTGGTTGACCGTCTCGGTGGCCTGGATGACGCCATTGCCTGCGCTGCCCGTATGGCCAAAATAAGCGATTACCGGTTACGGGAATATCCTGAGCCGCACAATTTTCTGGAGGTTCTCCTGGGTAATGCTGAAAAAGACAATACGCAATCAGCCATTCAGAAAGAATTTGGTGAAGAGGGTATGAAAACCTGGCAAACCATGAAGCGGGTAAAAACCATGATGGGGGTAACGCAAGCGAGGATACCCTTTGAAATAGCTATTCAGTAA